A region of Spirochaetaceae bacterium DNA encodes the following proteins:
- a CDS encoding thiamine pyrophosphate-binding protein, whose translation MPRMTGGQALARQLHREGVRVIFGLPGVQLYHLLDGLAEQEDIRFITTRHEQATTYMADGYSRTGAGIGTALVVPGPGLQNASAGIGTAYSASSPMLVIAGQVERALIGVDRGVLHEINDQLDTVRPVIKWGKRILHAADAAQGVHEAFVQLRSGRPRPVEIEIPPEALSEKAEVELLDPAECKRTAAGDAEVARGAELLAAASNPAIWAGGGVHASDAHEALLKVAEHLQAPVFATGEGRGAISDRHHLSLGPISFGRDSYRERRAEHDVILAVGTRMAMPALLGGQQVVQIDIDAAEVGRNYANTAGMVGDARATLEALHRQLQERMAPLPSRQAELEALYAQRFDGSEEPEPLKSFMRAIRSATPDDGIIVQDFTQLGYYSRAHCPIYAPRSYITPSYFGTLGYGYPTALGAKVGQPHRAVVLISGDGGFLYNSQELATAVRYGINAVAVVFNDHAYGNVRRDQRRRFDGRVYGSELYNPDFMKLAEAYGVRGMRAFGPEQLEAALKRAVASPVPTLIEVPVGELPIPY comes from the coding sequence ATGCCCAGGATGACCGGCGGCCAGGCGCTCGCCCGACAGCTTCACCGCGAGGGGGTGCGGGTGATCTTCGGCCTGCCCGGCGTGCAGCTCTACCACCTGCTCGACGGGCTCGCCGAGCAGGAGGATATCCGCTTTATCACCACCCGGCACGAGCAGGCCACCACTTACATGGCCGACGGTTACTCGCGCACCGGCGCCGGCATCGGCACGGCGTTGGTGGTGCCGGGCCCCGGGCTGCAGAACGCCTCGGCGGGCATCGGCACCGCCTACTCGGCGTCGTCGCCGATGCTGGTGATCGCCGGCCAGGTGGAGCGTGCCCTGATCGGCGTGGACCGCGGCGTGCTGCACGAGATCAACGATCAGCTCGACACCGTGCGCCCGGTGATCAAGTGGGGCAAGCGCATCCTGCACGCCGCCGACGCCGCGCAGGGCGTCCACGAGGCGTTCGTGCAGTTACGGTCGGGCCGCCCGCGCCCGGTGGAGATCGAGATTCCGCCCGAAGCGCTATCGGAAAAAGCGGAGGTCGAGTTGCTCGACCCGGCGGAGTGCAAGCGTACGGCCGCCGGCGACGCGGAGGTCGCGCGCGGTGCGGAATTGCTCGCCGCGGCGTCCAACCCGGCGATCTGGGCGGGCGGCGGCGTCCATGCGTCCGACGCCCACGAGGCGCTGCTGAAGGTGGCCGAGCACCTGCAGGCGCCGGTGTTCGCCACCGGCGAGGGGCGCGGTGCGATCTCGGACCGCCACCATCTTTCCCTGGGGCCGATCAGCTTCGGGCGGGACAGCTACCGGGAGCGGCGCGCCGAGCATGACGTGATCCTGGCGGTGGGTACGCGGATGGCGATGCCGGCCCTGCTCGGCGGGCAGCAGGTGGTACAGATCGACATCGACGCGGCGGAGGTCGGGCGCAACTACGCCAACACCGCCGGCATGGTGGGCGACGCGCGCGCCACTCTGGAGGCGCTGCACCGGCAGTTGCAGGAGCGCATGGCGCCGCTCCCGAGCCGGCAGGCGGAACTGGAGGCGCTCTACGCGCAGCGCTTCGACGGCTCCGAGGAGCCGGAACCGCTGAAGTCGTTCATGCGGGCGATCCGCTCCGCCACCCCCGACGACGGCATCATCGTGCAGGACTTCACCCAGCTCGGCTACTACAGCCGCGCCCACTGTCCGATCTACGCGCCGCGTTCCTACATCACCCCGTCCTACTTCGGCACCCTCGGCTACGGCTATCCCACGGCGCTCGGGGCCAAGGTCGGGCAGCCGCACCGCGCGGTGGTGCTGATCTCGGGCGACGGCGGCTTCCTGTACAACAGCCAGGAGCTGGCCACCGCGGTGCGCTACGGCATCAACGCCGTGGCGGTGGTGTTCAACGACCACGCCTACGGCAACGTGCGCCGCGACCAGCGCCGCCGGTTCGATGGCCGGGTGTACGGCTCGGAGCTGTACAACCCCGACTTCATGAAGCTGGCCGAGGCGTACGGCGTACGCGGCATGCGCGCGTTCGGCCCGGAGCAACTGGAGGCGGCCCTCAAGCGCGCCGTCGCCAGCCCCGTCCCCACCCTGATCGAGGTCCCCGTCGGCGAGCTCCCCATCCCCTACTGA
- the gcvT gene encoding glycine cleavage system aminomethyltransferase GcvT, which yields MRRTPLHSVHQRLGARLVPFAGWEMPVQYTGIVAEHRAVRSAAGLFDVSHMGELDLRGPGAAAAVARLTCADVDRIEEGQARYSLVLDEAAGIIDDVIVYRLADRHYRLVVNASNTAAVLDHSRNATAAAPGVELVDRSAELALLAVQGPRATDIVARLADGDVSTIGTYRCRAHRVAGRAVLLARTGYTGEDGFELFVAADQAESLWNALLQAGTASGLRAAGLGARDTLRLEASMPLYGHELTRDVSPLEVGLGRFVSRGDGYVGAAAIARQRAAGVARRLVHLHLAGRAIARQGFAITTTGGTDIGTVTSGSYGPWLQRSIAMGLVTREHAARGSELAVLVRGRAQAATVVARPFYRRST from the coding sequence ATGCGCCGCACGCCGCTGCACTCGGTTCACCAGCGCCTGGGGGCACGCCTGGTGCCGTTCGCGGGCTGGGAGATGCCGGTGCAGTACACCGGCATCGTCGCCGAGCACCGCGCCGTGCGCAGCGCCGCCGGCCTGTTCGACGTCAGCCACATGGGCGAGCTTGACCTGCGCGGCCCCGGCGCCGCCGCCGCGGTGGCTCGCCTGACGTGCGCGGACGTGGATCGCATCGAGGAGGGGCAGGCGCGCTATTCGCTGGTGCTGGACGAGGCCGCCGGCATCATCGACGACGTGATCGTGTACCGGCTCGCCGACCGCCACTACCGGCTGGTGGTCAACGCTTCCAATACCGCGGCGGTGCTCGATCACTCCCGGAACGCCACCGCGGCGGCGCCCGGTGTCGAACTGGTGGATCGCAGCGCCGAACTCGCCCTGCTTGCCGTGCAGGGACCCCGTGCGACCGACATCGTCGCCCGGCTCGCGGACGGCGACGTGTCGACCATCGGTACCTACCGCTGCCGGGCGCACCGCGTGGCGGGCCGCGCGGTGCTGTTGGCGCGTACCGGCTACACCGGCGAGGACGGCTTCGAGCTGTTCGTCGCGGCCGATCAGGCGGAGTCGCTCTGGAACGCGCTGCTGCAGGCGGGCACGGCGTCGGGGTTGCGGGCCGCGGGGCTGGGCGCGCGCGACACGTTGCGGCTGGAGGCGAGCATGCCGCTGTACGGCCACGAGCTGACCCGCGACGTGTCGCCGCTGGAGGTGGGCCTCGGCCGGTTCGTGTCGCGCGGCGACGGCTACGTCGGTGCCGCGGCGATCGCCCGGCAGCGCGCCGCCGGTGTCGCCCGCCGCCTCGTGCACCTGCACCTCGCCGGCCGCGCCATCGCCCGCCAGGGATTCGCCATCACCACCACCGGCGGCACCGACATCGGGACGGTCACCAGCGGCAGTTATGGTCCGTGGCTGCAACGCAGTATTGCCATGGGGCTGGTTACGCGCGAGCATGCCGCCAGGGGCAGCGAACTGGCCGTCCTGGTGCGCGGGCGCGCGCAGGCCGCCACGGTGGTTGCGCGGCCCTTCTATCGGAGGAGTACATAA
- the gcvH gene encoding glycine cleavage system protein GcvH: MSIPENLHYTAEHEWLRQDGELAVIGITDHAQAELGDVVYLELPEAGSAIVQGESFGVIESVKAASDLYAPISGEVTAVNGDLEAAPQRVNESPYDGGWLIKVRPSRFADEQAALLDATAYAALLP; this comes from the coding sequence GTGAGCATTCCCGAGAATCTGCACTACACGGCGGAGCACGAGTGGCTGCGCCAGGATGGCGAACTCGCGGTCATCGGCATTACCGACCATGCCCAGGCTGAGCTCGGCGACGTGGTGTACCTCGAGTTGCCGGAGGCCGGCAGCGCGATCGTGCAAGGCGAGTCGTTCGGCGTAATCGAGAGCGTCAAGGCGGCCAGCGACCTGTATGCGCCGATCAGCGGCGAGGTAACGGCGGTGAACGGCGACCTGGAAGCGGCGCCGCAACGGGTCAACGAGTCGCCCTACGACGGCGGCTGGCTGATCAAGGTACGCCCGAGCCGGTTCGCCGACGAACAGGCCGCCCTGCTCGACGCTACGGCCTACGCCGCCCTGCTGCCCTGA